One genomic window of Evansella cellulosilytica DSM 2522 includes the following:
- a CDS encoding aminoglycoside N(3)-acetyltransferase: protein MNLSKQTIKQGFNELGLTEGSTVLVHSSLKSFGYVEGGAITVIESLLETVGPEGNVIVPTLTGEASDSKETPPQFDVSTTPCWTGVIPETFRNLPEARRSLHPTHSVAVIGSKKHELVSGHETSHSPCDKTSPYYKNAMEHGYIMLIGVDQESNTTIHTCEEIAQVPYHLQKETTTSEIIDEAGGKITVKNKLHDWTKPPTNFNKLDALFESKGIMTKQKIGNATTRLINANSMLQLTLELLTKDPHYMLTSR, encoded by the coding sequence ATGAATCTCAGCAAACAGACGATAAAACAAGGCTTCAACGAACTCGGTCTAACAGAAGGAAGCACTGTACTTGTCCACAGCTCATTGAAAAGCTTTGGCTACGTAGAAGGAGGGGCAATCACAGTGATCGAGTCACTGTTAGAAACGGTCGGTCCCGAGGGCAATGTCATCGTACCAACACTAACTGGCGAGGCTTCAGACAGTAAAGAAACGCCTCCACAGTTTGATGTAAGCACAACGCCATGCTGGACGGGAGTCATTCCCGAAACGTTCCGCAACCTACCGGAAGCTAGGCGATCCCTTCATCCAACACATTCTGTTGCCGTTATCGGTAGTAAAAAACATGAGCTAGTCAGCGGACACGAAACAAGTCACTCCCCATGCGACAAAACGAGTCCCTATTACAAAAACGCAATGGAACACGGCTACATTATGCTCATTGGTGTCGACCAAGAAAGTAACACGACAATCCACACCTGCGAAGAAATCGCACAAGTTCCGTACCATTTACAAAAGGAAACAACGACAAGTGAAATAATAGACGAAGCAGGGGGAAAAATAACTGTAAAAAATAAACTCCACGACTGGACTAAACCCCCAACGAACTTCAACAAACTAGATGCCCTCTTCGAATCAAAAGGCATCATGACGAAACAAAAAATAGGCAATGCCACCACCCGACTCATCAACGCCAACAGCATGCTGCAACTAACACTAGAACTACTAACAAAAGACCCACACTACATGCTTACCTCAAGATAA
- a CDS encoding helix-turn-helix transcriptional regulator, producing the protein MKNNVKITRIKMSITQEQLAKRVGVTRQTIGLIEKGEYNPSLQLCVSIAKVLNKTLDELFWEVDIE; encoded by the coding sequence ATGAAAAACAATGTAAAAATAACCCGTATAAAAATGTCAATAACGCAGGAACAGCTAGCCAAAAGAGTCGGTGTCACTCGCCAAACGATTGGATTAATTGAGAAGGGAGAATATAATCCTAGTCTTCAACTTTGCGTATCAATAGCAAAAGTACTCAATAAAACGTTGGACGAATTATTTTGGGAGGTAGATATAGAGTGA
- a CDS encoding helix-turn-helix transcriptional regulator, whose protein sequence is MLRNRVKELRARHGFSQTELAQRVGVTRQTIGFIEKGDFSPSIALSLRLAKHLDVRVDELFWLDEEDIDE, encoded by the coding sequence ATGCTTCGGAATCGTGTGAAGGAGTTAAGAGCGAGACACGGGTTTTCACAGACGGAATTAGCTCAGCGCGTAGGTGTAACGAGGCAAACAATCGGTTTTATCGAAAAGGGTGACTTTTCGCCATCGATTGCATTGTCTTTACGTTTAGCAAAGCATTTGGACGTTCGGGTGGATGAGCTATTTTGGTTAGATGAGGAGGATATCGATGAATAA
- a CDS encoding MBL fold metallo-hydrolase, which yields MIKDSWFTVQKIDTNTYAISEYGHWEKVHSFLLLGLEKAILIDTGLGIDNIKRITDQLTTLPIEVITTHVHTDHIGSHGEYEKIYVHEGDKDWLVNGIKGLSIEQIRKDISRDITLPTPKTFDPVTYEPFQGEPTGLVSDGDIFDLGNRKLVIYHTPGHSPGHISVFDETNGYLFTGDLLYDETPIYAFYPSTNPVDLVNSLERISEIPDISMIYGSHNTLGLKPKILEEVKNAVKYLRKNELTKFGTGIHTFNGFSVQF from the coding sequence ATGATAAAAGACTCGTGGTTTACTGTACAGAAGATTGATACGAATACATACGCAATTAGCGAATATGGCCATTGGGAGAAGGTGCATTCATTTTTATTATTAGGGCTGGAAAAAGCAATATTAATTGATACTGGGCTTGGCATTGACAACATAAAAAGAATCACGGATCAACTGACTACGTTGCCGATTGAAGTAATTACAACACACGTCCACACTGACCATATCGGAAGTCACGGAGAATATGAAAAAATCTATGTCCACGAAGGCGATAAAGATTGGTTAGTCAACGGGATAAAAGGCCTTTCAATCGAGCAAATAAGAAAGGATATTAGTAGAGATATCACCTTACCTACGCCAAAAACGTTTGATCCGGTTACATATGAACCATTTCAAGGCGAACCAACAGGTTTAGTGAGTGATGGCGATATTTTCGATTTGGGCAACAGAAAACTAGTTATCTATCATACACCTGGACATTCGCCTGGTCATATTTCCGTTTTTGACGAAACAAACGGATACTTGTTTACAGGAGATTTGCTATATGACGAAACACCAATCTATGCTTTTTACCCTTCAACAAACCCAGTTGATTTAGTAAATTCATTGGAACGCATTTCAGAGATACCCGATATCTCAATGATTTATGGTTCTCATAATACACTAGGACTTAAGCCGAAAATATTAGAAGAAGTAAAAAACGCAGTGAAGTACTTGAGGAAAAACGAACTCACTAAGTTTGGAACAGGAATCCATACATTTAACGGCTTTAGTGTGCAGTTTTAA
- a CDS encoding DUF4181 domain-containing protein, with product MLGFVAFMAVVTFIVDILISKKYNIFSERLYRHVNHTHKRIENTLFIIFIIVVLIAAFSFSYKTIFLLTYGFFTIMASIRAFMDYNYGIKEEKQYISDFVWAIGFCVTFIGLVFLAI from the coding sequence GTGCTTGGATTTGTTGCTTTTATGGCAGTTGTTACTTTTATAGTAGACATACTCATTAGCAAAAAATATAATATCTTCTCTGAAAGACTGTATAGACATGTTAATCATACTCATAAAAGGATAGAAAACACTTTATTTATTATTTTTATCATTGTGGTACTTATTGCTGCTTTTTCTTTTTCCTATAAAACTATTTTTTTACTAACATATGGCTTCTTTACAATAATGGCGAGTATTCGTGCTTTTATGGATTATAACTATGGGATAAAGGAAGAAAAGCAGTACATTAGTGATTTTGTGTGGGCGATTGGTTTTTGTGTAACCTTTATTGGTTTAGTATTTTTAGCTATTTAA
- a CDS encoding DUF6141 family protein, translating to MRDRNSVLHREVQRPRQLLSWALVIGIALFFWYVFIQQIVFGVPVGSKPAPDMILMIFWFVSGVVFPVMMLAFIKLIVEVREDGIYIRYLPFHLHYRKFLFEDITRYEPTVFRFSQIGRWGVSMNIDGDTEYLLNRKQGIKLYLKNTNVVIETENPDAIVEAIEKFKERERT from the coding sequence ATGAGAGATAGAAATAGCGTGCTGCATCGTGAGGTTCAAAGGCCACGTCAGTTGCTGTCATGGGCATTAGTGATTGGAATTGCTTTATTTTTTTGGTACGTGTTTATTCAACAAATTGTTTTTGGAGTTCCAGTCGGAAGCAAGCCAGCACCAGATATGATTCTTATGATATTTTGGTTCGTTTCTGGGGTTGTTTTTCCTGTTATGATGTTGGCGTTTATTAAGCTAATCGTCGAGGTCCGTGAAGATGGGATTTATATAAGGTATTTACCTTTTCACCTTCATTATAGGAAGTTTTTATTTGAGGATATTACTCGTTATGAGCCTACAGTTTTTCGTTTTTCCCAAATTGGTCGCTGGGGTGTTTCGATGAACATAGACGGTGACACGGAATATTTATTAAACCGAAAGCAAGGCATCAAGTTGTATTTGAAGAATACAAATGTTGTGATTGAAACGGAAAATCCTGATGCAATTGTTGAGGCAATTGAGAAGTTTAAAGAGAGAGAGCGAACGTGA